One segment of Streptomyces sp. XD-27 DNA contains the following:
- a CDS encoding holo-ACP synthase, with the protein MIIGVGIDVAEIDRFADAMERTPSMAERLFLERELFLPSGERRGIASLAVRFAAKEAVAKALGAPGGLHWTDAEVVTEDSGRPRLAVRGTVAARAAELGVRHWHVSLSHDAGVASAVVIAEG; encoded by the coding sequence GTGATCATCGGGGTCGGCATCGACGTCGCCGAGATCGACCGCTTCGCGGACGCGATGGAGCGGACGCCGTCCATGGCGGAGCGGCTGTTCCTGGAACGGGAGCTGTTCCTGCCGAGCGGCGAGCGGCGCGGCATCGCGTCGCTGGCCGTCCGCTTCGCCGCGAAGGAGGCCGTGGCCAAGGCCCTGGGCGCGCCGGGCGGCCTGCACTGGACGGACGCCGAGGTGGTGACGGAGGACAGCGGCCGCCCGCGACTCGCCGTCCGCGGCACGGTGGCCGCGCGCGCGGCGGAACTGGGCGTACGGCACTGGCACGTCTCGCTGAGCCATGACGCGGGGGTCGCGTCGGCGGTGGTGATCGCGGAGGGGTAG
- a CDS encoding NAD(P)H-hydrate dehydratase, producing MRTGYRVETVRAAERALMARLPEGTLMRRAAAGLAAVCAELLGRVYGARVALLVGSGDNGGDALYAGALLARRGAGVTAVLLAPERAHAGGLRALRGAGGRSVPADSLDALTAVGRADLVVDGIVGIGGKGGLRPDAERLVRAVRGVLVATDLPSGVDADSGETPGAAVRADVTVTFGTYKPGLLIDPAREYAGALRLVDIGLAPWLPPTADVEALHHADVAELLPRPAAESDKYRRGVVGVVAGSARYPGAAVLAVAGALRGGAGAVRYVGPAADAVIARFPETLVHAGPPHKAGRVQAWVVGPGLGDGAVARQALEDVLASDVPVLVDADGLRLLPPDLARTAPTLLTPHAGEAAALLGTSREDVEANRLRSVRALADRFAATALLKGSTTLVAAADGGPVRVNPTGTGWLATAGSGDVLSGLTGSLLATGLNPREAASAGAYLHGLAARRATGRPGAPITAYEVATALADAWAEVASA from the coding sequence ATGAGGACCGGATACCGCGTCGAGACCGTACGGGCCGCCGAGCGGGCGCTGATGGCCCGTCTGCCGGAGGGCACGCTGATGCGGCGGGCCGCCGCCGGGCTGGCGGCCGTCTGCGCCGAACTGCTGGGCCGGGTCTACGGGGCACGGGTCGCGCTCCTCGTCGGCAGCGGCGACAACGGCGGCGACGCGCTCTACGCGGGCGCGCTGCTGGCCCGGCGCGGCGCCGGGGTCACCGCCGTGCTGCTCGCGCCGGAGCGGGCACACGCGGGCGGACTGCGGGCCCTGCGCGGGGCGGGCGGCCGGAGCGTCCCCGCCGACTCGCTCGACGCCCTCACCGCCGTCGGCCGCGCCGACCTCGTCGTCGACGGCATCGTCGGCATCGGCGGCAAGGGCGGGCTGCGCCCCGACGCCGAGCGCCTGGTGCGGGCCGTACGGGGCGTCCTCGTCGCCACCGACCTGCCCAGCGGCGTGGACGCCGACAGCGGCGAGACGCCCGGCGCCGCCGTCCGCGCCGATGTGACGGTCACCTTCGGCACGTACAAACCGGGCCTGCTGATCGACCCCGCGCGCGAGTACGCCGGGGCGCTGCGGCTGGTCGACATCGGGCTCGCACCATGGCTGCCGCCGACCGCGGACGTGGAGGCGCTGCACCACGCGGACGTCGCCGAGCTGCTGCCGCGACCGGCGGCGGAGAGCGACAAGTACCGGCGGGGCGTGGTCGGCGTGGTCGCCGGTTCGGCGCGCTACCCCGGTGCCGCGGTGCTCGCGGTCGCGGGCGCGCTGCGCGGCGGCGCCGGTGCGGTGCGGTACGTCGGCCCGGCGGCGGACGCGGTGATCGCCCGGTTCCCCGAGACGCTCGTCCACGCCGGGCCGCCGCACAAGGCGGGCCGGGTACAGGCGTGGGTGGTCGGCCCCGGGCTCGGCGACGGCGCGGTCGCACGGCAGGCGCTGGAGGACGTCCTGGCCTCCGACGTGCCCGTACTCGTCGACGCCGACGGGCTGCGGCTGCTGCCGCCCGACCTGGCGCGGACGGCGCCGACGCTGCTCACCCCGCACGCCGGAGAGGCGGCGGCGCTGCTGGGCACCTCGCGCGAGGACGTCGAGGCCAACCGGCTGCGGTCGGTGCGGGCGCTGGCCGACCGCTTCGCCGCGACCGCGCTGCTCAAGGGTTCCACGACGCTGGTCGCCGCCGCGGACGGCGGCCCGGTACGGGTCAACCCGACGGGAACCGGCTGGCTGGCGACGGCGGGCAGCGGGGACGTGCTGTCCGGCCTGACGGGCTCGCTGCTGGCCACGGGCCTGAACCCGCGCGAGGCGGCGTCGGCGGGCGCGTACCTGCACGGCCTGGCCGCCCGCCGCGCGACGGGCCGCCCGGGCGCCCCGATCACCGCGTACGAGGTGGCCACCGCCCTCGCCGACGCGTGGGCCGAGGTCGCCTCGGCCTGA
- the alr gene encoding alanine racemase produces MTTNSGGSASASVAGAAAAPGAPATPGAPAPRARAEIDLAALRANVRALRERASGAELMAVVKSDAYGHGAVRCGRAAREAGAAWLGTATPEEALALRAAGDRGRLMCWLWTPGGPWREAIEADIDVSVSGMWALREVTAAARAAGRTARIQLKADTGLGRSGCQPADWAELVAAARAAEAEGTVRVTGLWSHFACADEPGHPSIEAQLTAFREMTAYAEGQGVAPEVRHLANSPATLTLPQSHFDLVRTGIACYGVSPSPEIGDPADFGLRPVMTLTAALALVKRVPGGHGVSYGHHYTTPGETTLALVPVGYADGIPRHASGTGPVLVAGKWRTIAGRVAMDQFVVDLGGDSAAPGDEAVLFGPGDRGEPTAEDWARAVGTIAYEIVTRIGARVPRVYVDER; encoded by the coding sequence ATGACTACGAACTCCGGAGGTAGCGCCTCCGCCTCCGTCGCCGGCGCGGCCGCCGCCCCGGGCGCGCCGGCCACCCCGGGCGCGCCCGCCCCGCGCGCCCGTGCCGAGATCGACCTGGCCGCGCTGCGGGCCAACGTCCGGGCGCTGCGGGAGCGGGCGTCGGGCGCCGAGCTGATGGCCGTGGTGAAGTCGGACGCGTACGGGCACGGCGCGGTCCGCTGCGGCCGCGCGGCGCGGGAGGCCGGGGCGGCGTGGCTGGGCACCGCGACCCCCGAGGAGGCGCTCGCGCTCCGGGCCGCGGGCGACCGGGGACGGCTGATGTGCTGGCTGTGGACGCCGGGCGGCCCCTGGCGGGAGGCCATCGAGGCGGACATCGACGTGTCGGTCAGCGGGATGTGGGCGCTGCGCGAGGTCACCGCCGCCGCCCGCGCCGCCGGCCGTACCGCCCGGATCCAGCTCAAGGCCGATACCGGGCTGGGGCGCAGCGGGTGCCAGCCCGCCGACTGGGCCGAGCTCGTCGCCGCCGCCCGCGCCGCCGAGGCCGAGGGCACCGTCCGCGTCACCGGCCTGTGGTCGCACTTCGCCTGCGCCGACGAGCCGGGGCACCCGTCCATCGAGGCCCAGCTCACCGCGTTCCGGGAGATGACCGCGTACGCCGAGGGCCAGGGCGTCGCCCCGGAGGTCCGGCACCTCGCCAACTCCCCGGCGACGCTCACCCTCCCGCAGTCGCACTTCGACCTCGTACGGACCGGGATCGCCTGCTACGGCGTCTCGCCGAGCCCCGAGATCGGCGACCCCGCCGACTTCGGCCTGCGCCCGGTCATGACGCTCACCGCCGCCCTCGCCCTGGTCAAGCGGGTGCCGGGCGGCCACGGCGTCTCCTACGGCCACCACTACACCACCCCCGGCGAGACCACCCTCGCCCTCGTGCCCGTCGGCTACGCGGACGGCATCCCGCGCCACGCCTCGGGCACCGGCCCGGTGCTCGTCGCGGGCAAGTGGCGGACCATCGCGGGCCGGGTGGCGATGGACCAGTTCGTCGTGGACCTGGGCGGCGACAGCGCCGCGCCCGGCGACGAGGCGGTGCTCTTCGGCCCCGGCGACCGGGGTGAGCCGACGGCCGAGGACTGGGCCCGCGCCGTCGGTACGATCGCGTACGAGATCGTCACCCGGATCGGCGCCCGGGTGCCGCGCGTCTACGTCGACGAGCGCTGA
- a CDS encoding alpha/beta fold hydrolase — protein MGETTAGAPAVNGGGWRRGAGLAGAALGVVAAGAAAGVALERLTVGRDVRRKARLALDAEGPFGTLRGTPGTAVADDGTELHYEVEEAPAPEPPAPSLTTRLFGRRAAAPAPPTVVFSHGYCLGQDSWHFQRAALRGQVRAVYWDQRSHARSGRGHTQLDTRDPVSIDQLGRDLKAVIDAAAPEGPLVLVGHSMGGMTMMALAAQYPELVRERVAGVALVGTSAGELAEVSFGLPVAGVKAVRRVLPGLLRALGSQTELVERGRRATADLFAGLVKRYSFGSKDVDPAVARFAERLIEATPIDVVAEFYPAFVEHDKSEALAVFDGLPVLVLAGDKDQITPSGHSEAIAEALPGAELVIVPDAGHLVMLEHPEVVDAHLADLLARAGVGAAQAAGAGAAPRAASSPYHRRV, from the coding sequence ATGGGCGAGACCACGGCCGGGGCACCGGCGGTGAACGGCGGCGGCTGGCGGCGCGGCGCGGGCCTCGCCGGTGCCGCGCTGGGCGTCGTCGCGGCGGGCGCGGCGGCCGGTGTCGCGCTGGAGCGGCTGACGGTCGGCCGCGACGTACGGCGGAAGGCGCGACTGGCCCTGGACGCGGAGGGCCCGTTCGGCACGCTCCGCGGTACCCCGGGCACCGCGGTCGCCGACGACGGCACCGAGCTGCACTACGAGGTCGAGGAGGCCCCGGCGCCGGAGCCGCCCGCGCCGTCCCTCACCACCCGGCTCTTCGGCCGCCGCGCCGCCGCCCCCGCCCCGCCCACGGTGGTGTTCAGCCACGGCTACTGCCTCGGCCAGGACTCCTGGCACTTCCAGCGCGCGGCGCTGCGCGGCCAGGTCCGCGCCGTCTACTGGGACCAGCGCAGCCACGCCCGGTCCGGGCGCGGCCACACCCAGCTCGACACGCGCGACCCGGTCAGCATCGACCAGCTCGGCCGCGACCTGAAGGCCGTCATCGACGCGGCGGCGCCCGAGGGCCCGCTGGTGCTGGTGGGCCACTCCATGGGCGGCATGACGATGATGGCGCTGGCCGCGCAGTACCCGGAGCTGGTGCGCGAGCGCGTGGCGGGCGTCGCCCTCGTCGGCACCTCGGCGGGCGAGCTCGCCGAGGTCAGCTTCGGGCTGCCGGTGGCCGGGGTGAAGGCGGTCCGCCGCGTCCTGCCCGGCCTGCTGAGGGCCCTCGGCTCGCAGACGGAGCTCGTCGAACGGGGCCGCCGGGCCACCGCCGACCTCTTCGCCGGGCTGGTCAAGCGGTACTCGTTCGGGTCGAAAGACGTGGACCCGGCGGTGGCGCGCTTCGCGGAGCGGCTCATCGAGGCGACCCCGATCGACGTGGTCGCGGAGTTCTACCCGGCGTTCGTCGAGCACGACAAGTCGGAGGCGCTGGCCGTCTTCGACGGGCTGCCGGTGCTGGTGCTCGCGGGCGACAAGGACCAGATCACCCCCAGCGGGCACAGCGAGGCGATCGCGGAGGCCCTGCCGGGCGCGGAGCTGGTCATCGTCCCCGACGCCGGGCACCTGGTGATGCTGGAGCACCCCGAGGTGGTGGACGCGCACCTGGCCGACCTCCTCGCCCGGGCGGGCGTGGGCGCCGCGCAGGCGGCGGGAGCCGGTGCGGCCCCGCGCGCCGCCTCGTCCCCGTACCATCGGCGGGTATGA
- the tsaE gene encoding tRNA (adenosine(37)-N6)-threonylcarbamoyltransferase complex ATPase subunit type 1 TsaE, whose product MKDPRTAPTLATPVPTAAAVTARFSVSTAEEMRDLGRRLAKLLRPGDLVLLTGELGAGKTTLTRGLGEGLGVRGAVTSPTFVIARVHPSLVDGPPLVHVDAYRLGGGLDEMEDLDLDVSLPDSVVAVEWGDGKVEELSEDRLHVVIARAVGSDAAAAASADAAHVTDPSPDDVREVAVTGVGARWATADLSVLAG is encoded by the coding sequence ATGAAGGACCCGCGCACCGCACCGACGCTCGCCACCCCCGTCCCCACCGCCGCGGCCGTCACGGCCCGGTTCTCGGTCAGTACGGCCGAGGAGATGCGGGACCTGGGCCGCAGGCTCGCGAAGCTGCTGCGCCCCGGCGACCTGGTGCTGCTCACCGGCGAGCTCGGCGCGGGCAAGACGACGCTCACCCGCGGCCTCGGCGAGGGGCTGGGCGTCCGCGGCGCCGTCACCTCGCCGACCTTCGTCATCGCCCGCGTCCACCCGTCCCTCGTCGACGGTCCGCCGCTGGTCCACGTCGACGCGTACCGCCTCGGCGGCGGCCTGGACGAGATGGAGGACCTCGACCTCGACGTGTCGCTGCCGGATTCGGTGGTGGCCGTCGAGTGGGGCGACGGCAAGGTCGAGGAGCTCTCGGAGGACCGCCTGCACGTCGTCATCGCGCGCGCGGTGGGCTCGGACGCGGCCGCCGCCGCGAGTGCGGACGCGGCGCACGTGACCGACCCGAGCCCGGACGACGTACGCGAGGTGGCGGTGACCGGCGTCGGCGCGCGCTGGGCGACGGCGGACCTCTCCGTCCTGGCCGGGTGA
- the tsaB gene encoding tRNA (adenosine(37)-N6)-threonylcarbamoyltransferase complex dimerization subunit type 1 TsaB yields MLLLALDTATPAVTAALHDGTQVVAESSRTDARRHGELLLPAVDRVLRTTGHTLAEVTGVVVGVGPGPYTGLRVGLVTAATFGAALGVPVHGLCSLDGIAYAAGQAGLTGPFVVATDARRKEVYWARYDDPRTRATEPAVDRPAEIAGRFPGIAELPAVGAGALLYPDAFGEVPAGMPEHQSAAALAALAAEKLAAGESVASGGFLPDRPLYLRRPDAQVPANYKVVTPK; encoded by the coding sequence GTGCTGCTGCTCGCCCTTGATACCGCCACCCCCGCCGTCACCGCCGCCCTCCACGACGGCACGCAGGTCGTCGCCGAGTCGAGTCGGACCGACGCCCGGCGCCACGGCGAGCTGCTGCTGCCCGCCGTGGACCGCGTCCTGCGGACGACGGGGCACACCCTGGCCGAGGTGACCGGCGTCGTCGTCGGCGTCGGGCCCGGCCCCTACACCGGGCTGCGCGTCGGCCTGGTCACGGCCGCCACCTTCGGGGCGGCGCTCGGCGTCCCCGTCCACGGGCTGTGCTCGCTGGACGGCATCGCGTACGCCGCCGGGCAGGCGGGCCTGACCGGGCCGTTCGTCGTCGCGACGGACGCGCGCCGCAAGGAGGTGTACTGGGCGCGGTACGACGACCCGCGCACGCGCGCCACCGAGCCCGCCGTGGACCGCCCCGCCGAGATCGCCGGGAGATTCCCCGGGATCGCCGAGCTGCCCGCCGTCGGCGCGGGCGCGCTGCTGTACCCGGACGCCTTCGGCGAGGTCCCCGCGGGCATGCCCGAACACCAGTCGGCGGCCGCGCTGGCCGCTCTGGCGGCGGAGAAGCTGGCCGCCGGGGAGTCGGTGGCGTCGGGCGGCTTCCTGCCGGACCGCCCGCTGTACCTGCGCCGCCCCGACGCCCAGGTGCCCGCCAACTACAAGGTGGTCACCCCGAAGTGA
- the rimI gene encoding ribosomal protein S18-alanine N-acetyltransferase has translation MRWWDIEPVLVLEHDLFPEDAWSRGMFWSDLAHARGPDANRRYVVAEEIADKEAEDGEARIVGYAGLSAIDGTGDVLTIGAARDHWGTGLGARLLTALLQAATAFECHEVLLEVRVDNTRAQRLYERFGFEPIGFRKGYYQPGNVDALVMRLTTAATPGPTSAATPGAPSGTTPGPTPGTHGTQGTHTHG, from the coding sequence ATGCGCTGGTGGGACATCGAACCGGTGCTGGTGCTCGAACACGACCTGTTCCCCGAGGACGCCTGGTCGCGCGGCATGTTCTGGTCCGACCTGGCCCACGCCCGCGGCCCGGACGCGAACCGCCGCTACGTCGTCGCGGAGGAGATCGCCGACAAGGAGGCCGAGGACGGGGAGGCCCGCATCGTCGGCTACGCCGGGCTCTCCGCGATCGACGGCACCGGCGACGTGCTGACCATCGGCGCCGCCCGCGACCACTGGGGTACGGGCCTGGGCGCCCGGCTCCTGACCGCCCTGCTCCAGGCCGCGACCGCCTTCGAGTGCCATGAGGTGCTGCTGGAGGTGCGCGTGGACAACACCCGCGCGCAGCGCCTCTACGAGCGCTTCGGCTTCGAGCCGATCGGCTTCCGCAAGGGCTACTACCAGCCGGGGAACGTGGACGCCCTGGTGATGCGGCTGACGACCGCCGCCACGCCCGGCCCCACCTCCGCCGCCACGCCCGGCGCCCCCTCCGGCACCACGCCCGGTCCCACCCCAGGAACGCACGGAACACAAGGAACCCACACCCATGGCTGA
- the tsaD gene encoding tRNA (adenosine(37)-N6)-threonylcarbamoyltransferase complex transferase subunit TsaD, with amino-acid sequence MADEPLVLGIETSCDETGVGIVRGHTLLADAVASSVDEHARFGGVVPEVASRAHLEAMVPTIQRALKEAGVAASDLDGIAVTAGPGLAGALLVGVSAAKAYAYALGKPLYGVNHLASHICVDQLEHGALPEPTMALLVSGGHSSLLLAPDITSDVRPLGSTIDDAAGEAFDKIARVLNLGFPGGPVIDRIAREGDPAAIAFPRGLTGPRDPAYDFSFSGLKTAVARWIEAKRAAGEDVPVADVSASFQEAVVDVLTRKAVRACKDNGVDHLMIGGGVAANSRLRAMAERRCEDAGITLRVPRPKLCTDNGAMVAALGAEMVARNRPASSWDLSADSSLPVTDPHVPGHEHDHDHFHELSKDNLYS; translated from the coding sequence ATGGCTGACGAACCTCTCGTTCTCGGCATCGAGACCTCCTGCGACGAGACCGGCGTCGGCATCGTGCGCGGCCACACTTTGCTCGCCGACGCCGTCGCCTCCAGCGTCGACGAGCACGCGCGCTTCGGCGGCGTGGTCCCCGAGGTCGCCTCCCGCGCGCATCTGGAGGCGATGGTCCCCACCATCCAGCGCGCCCTGAAGGAAGCCGGGGTCGCCGCCTCCGACCTGGACGGCATCGCGGTGACCGCGGGCCCCGGGCTCGCGGGCGCCCTGCTGGTCGGCGTCTCGGCGGCCAAGGCGTACGCGTACGCGCTGGGCAAGCCGCTGTACGGGGTGAACCACCTGGCGTCGCACATCTGCGTCGACCAGCTCGAACACGGCGCGCTGCCCGAGCCGACGATGGCGCTGCTGGTCAGCGGCGGCCACTCGTCCCTGCTGCTGGCCCCGGACATCACCAGCGACGTCCGCCCCCTCGGCTCCACCATCGACGACGCGGCGGGCGAGGCGTTCGACAAGATCGCCCGGGTGCTGAACCTCGGCTTCCCCGGCGGCCCCGTCATCGACCGGATCGCGCGCGAGGGCGACCCGGCCGCGATCGCCTTCCCGCGCGGCCTGACCGGTCCGCGCGACCCGGCGTACGACTTCTCCTTCTCCGGCCTCAAGACGGCGGTGGCACGCTGGATCGAGGCCAAGCGGGCGGCGGGCGAGGACGTGCCCGTGGCCGACGTCTCCGCGTCCTTCCAGGAGGCGGTCGTGGACGTGCTCACCCGCAAGGCCGTCCGCGCCTGCAAGGACAACGGCGTCGACCACCTCATGATCGGCGGCGGCGTGGCGGCCAACTCCCGGCTGCGGGCGATGGCGGAACGGCGCTGCGAGGACGCGGGCATCACGCTGCGCGTGCCGCGGCCGAAGCTGTGCACGGACAACGGGGCGATGGTGGCGGCGCTCGGCGCGGAGATGGTGGCCCGTAACCGGCCCGCGTCGTCGTGGGACCTGTCGGCGGACTCGTCGCTGCCGGTGACCGACCCCCACGTCCCCGGCCACGAGCACGATCACGACCACTTCCATGAGCTCAGCAAGGACAACCTCTACTCATGA
- a CDS encoding SAM-dependent methyltransferase, whose product MDVDAFDRLLSPEGQELLAALRDYDPARELATATRLRRDHPAELVSAALTQARLRQRAEAKFGADAYRMYFTPDGVEQSTRASVARYRAERFADHGPVEVLDLCCGIGGDALALAARGFVVPAVDRDPLTCAVVRANAEALGVSELLHAVCADVTAYADATAYEAVFIDPARRGGRGRIFDPEAYSPPLSWAVETARAVDFGAIKIAPGIPHEAIPDDAEAEWISDGGDVKEAVLWFGAEPGVRRATLLPQGVSLTGRGLPDPDVRPVGRYLYEPDGAVIRAHLVAEVAEEVGGGLIDATIAYVTADELTPTPYASAYEITDVLPFNVKRLKALLRERGVGVVTVKKRGSAVEPEELRRKLKPAGPNSCTVILTRVAGAPTMLLGHPVSR is encoded by the coding sequence GTGGATGTTGACGCCTTCGACCGACTGCTCTCCCCCGAGGGGCAGGAGCTGCTGGCCGCGCTCCGGGACTACGACCCGGCCCGCGAGCTGGCCACCGCCACCCGGCTGCGCCGCGACCACCCGGCCGAGCTGGTCTCGGCGGCGCTGACCCAGGCGCGGCTGCGACAGCGCGCGGAGGCGAAGTTCGGCGCGGACGCGTACCGCATGTACTTCACCCCCGACGGGGTGGAGCAGTCCACGCGCGCGTCGGTGGCCCGGTACCGCGCCGAGCGCTTCGCCGACCACGGGCCGGTGGAGGTCCTCGACCTGTGCTGCGGCATCGGCGGCGACGCCCTCGCGCTCGCCGCGCGCGGCTTCGTCGTCCCCGCCGTCGACCGCGACCCGCTGACCTGCGCGGTCGTACGGGCGAACGCCGAGGCGCTCGGGGTCTCCGAGCTGCTGCACGCCGTCTGCGCGGATGTCACGGCGTACGCGGACGCCACGGCTTACGAGGCCGTGTTCATCGACCCCGCCCGGCGCGGCGGCCGGGGCCGGATCTTCGACCCGGAGGCGTACTCCCCACCGCTGTCCTGGGCCGTGGAAACAGCCCGCGCGGTCGACTTCGGCGCCATCAAGATCGCGCCCGGCATCCCGCACGAGGCGATCCCCGACGACGCCGAGGCGGAGTGGATCTCGGACGGCGGGGACGTGAAGGAGGCCGTGCTGTGGTTCGGCGCCGAGCCGGGCGTGCGCCGGGCGACGCTGCTGCCCCAGGGCGTGTCGCTCACCGGCCGCGGCCTGCCCGACCCGGACGTGCGCCCCGTGGGCCGCTACCTGTACGAGCCGGACGGCGCCGTGATCCGCGCGCATCTGGTCGCCGAGGTGGCGGAGGAGGTCGGCGGCGGGCTGATCGACGCCACGATCGCGTACGTGACGGCGGACGAGCTGACGCCGACCCCGTACGCGTCGGCCTACGAGATCACCGACGTGCTGCCGTTCAACGTCAAGCGGCTGAAGGCGCTGCTGCGGGAGCGCGGCGTGGGCGTGGTGACGGTGAAGAAGCGCGGGTCGGCGGTGGAGCCGGAGGAGCTGCGCAGGAAGCTGAAGCCGGCGGGACCGAACTCCTGCACGGTCATCCTGACCCGTGTCGCGGGCGCGCCGACCATGCTGCTGGGGCACCCGGTCAGCCGGTGA
- the groES gene encoding co-chaperone GroES: MTTTSSKVAIKPLEDRIVVQPLDAEQTTASGLVIPDTAKEKPQEGAVLAVGPGRFENGERLPLDVKVGDVVLYSKYGGTEVKYEGDEYLVLSARDVLAIIEK, encoded by the coding sequence GTGACGACCACCAGCTCCAAGGTTGCCATCAAGCCGCTTGAGGACCGCATCGTGGTCCAGCCGCTCGACGCCGAGCAGACCACGGCCTCCGGCCTGGTCATTCCGGACACCGCCAAGGAGAAGCCCCAGGAGGGCGCTGTCCTGGCCGTGGGCCCGGGCCGCTTCGAGAACGGCGAGCGCCTGCCGCTCGACGTCAAGGTCGGCGATGTCGTGCTCTACAGCAAGTACGGCGGCACCGAGGTGAAGTACGAAGGCGACGAGTACCTCGTCCTCTCGGCCCGCGACGTGCTCGCGATCATCGAGAAGTAA
- the groL gene encoding chaperonin GroEL (60 kDa chaperone family; promotes refolding of misfolded polypeptides especially under stressful conditions; forms two stacked rings of heptamers to form a barrel-shaped 14mer; ends can be capped by GroES; misfolded proteins enter the barrel where they are refolded when GroES binds), whose product MAKILKFDEDARRALERGVNKLADTVKVTIGPKGRNVVIDKKFGAPTITNDGVTIAREVEVEDPYENLGAQLVKEVATKTNDIAGDGTTTATVLAQALVREGLRNVAAGASPAALKKGIDAAVKAVSEDLLATARPIDEKSDIAAVAALSAQDQQVGELIAEAIDKVGKDGVITVEESNTFGLELDFTEGMAFDKGYLSPYFVTDQERLEAVLDDPYILIHQGKISSIQDLLPLLEKVIQAGGSKPLLIIAEDVDGEALSTLVVNKIRGTFNAVAVKAPGFGDRRKAILGDIATLTGATVIAEEVGLKLDQAGLDVLGTARRVTVTKDDTTIVDGAGNTDDVQGRVAQIKAEIEATDSDWDREKLQERLAKLAGGVSVIRVGAATEVELKEKKHRLEDAISATRAAIEEGIVSGGGSALVHAVKVLEGNLGLSGDEATGVAVVRRAAVEPLRWIAENAGLEGYVITAKVAELAKGEGFNAATGEYGDLVKAGVIDPVKVTRSALENAASIASLLLTTETLVVEKPAEEEAEAGHGHGHGHAH is encoded by the coding sequence ATGGCGAAGATTCTGAAGTTCGACGAGGACGCCCGTCGTGCCCTTGAGCGCGGCGTCAACAAGCTTGCCGACACCGTGAAGGTGACGATCGGCCCCAAGGGCCGCAACGTCGTCATCGACAAGAAGTTCGGCGCCCCGACCATCACCAACGACGGCGTCACCATCGCCCGCGAGGTCGAGGTCGAGGACCCGTACGAGAACCTGGGCGCCCAGCTCGTCAAGGAGGTGGCGACTAAGACCAACGACATCGCGGGTGACGGCACCACCACCGCCACCGTGCTGGCCCAGGCGCTGGTCCGCGAGGGCCTGCGCAACGTCGCCGCGGGCGCCTCCCCGGCCGCCCTGAAGAAGGGCATCGACGCCGCCGTCAAGGCCGTCTCCGAGGACCTCCTCGCGACCGCCCGCCCGATCGACGAGAAGTCCGACATCGCCGCCGTCGCCGCGCTGTCCGCCCAGGACCAGCAGGTCGGCGAGCTGATCGCCGAGGCGATCGACAAGGTCGGCAAGGACGGTGTCATCACCGTCGAGGAGTCCAACACCTTCGGCCTGGAGCTGGACTTCACCGAGGGCATGGCCTTCGACAAGGGCTACCTCTCGCCGTACTTCGTCACCGACCAGGAGCGCCTCGAGGCCGTCCTCGACGACCCGTACATCCTGATCCACCAGGGCAAGATCTCCTCCATCCAGGACCTGCTGCCGCTGCTGGAGAAGGTCATCCAGGCCGGTGGCTCCAAGCCGCTGCTGATCATCGCCGAGGACGTCGACGGCGAGGCGCTGTCCACGCTGGTCGTCAACAAGATCCGCGGCACCTTCAACGCGGTGGCCGTCAAGGCCCCGGGCTTCGGCGACCGCCGCAAGGCGATCCTCGGTGACATCGCCACCCTCACGGGTGCCACCGTCATCGCCGAGGAGGTCGGCCTCAAGCTCGACCAGGCCGGTCTGGACGTGCTGGGCACCGCCCGCCGTGTCACCGTCACCAAGGACGACACCACCATCGTCGACGGTGCGGGCAACACGGACGACGTGCAGGGCCGGGTCGCGCAGATCAAGGCCGAGATCGAGGCCACGGACTCCGACTGGGACCGCGAGAAGCTCCAGGAGCGCCTCGCGAAGCTGGCCGGCGGCGTCTCCGTGATCCGCGTCGGTGCCGCCACCGAGGTGGAGCTCAAGGAGAAGAAGCACCGCCTGGAGGACGCCATCTCCGCGACGCGCGCCGCGATCGAGGAGGGCATCGTCTCCGGCGGTGGCTCCGCGCTGGTGCACGCCGTCAAGGTGCTGGAGGGCAACCTCGGCCTGTCCGGCGACGAGGCCACCGGTGTCGCGGTGGTCCGCCGCGCCGCGGTCGAGCCGCTGCGCTGGATCGCCGAGAACGCCGGCCTCGAGGGCTACGTGATCACCGCCAAGGTGGCCGAGCTGGCCAAGGGCGAGGGCTTCAACGCCGCCACCGGCGAGTACGGCGACCTGGTGAAGGCCGGCGTCATCGACCCGGTCAAGGTCACCCGCTCCGCGCTGGAGAACGCTGCGTCCATCGCCTCCCTGCTGCTCACCACCGAGACGCTCGTGGTCGAGAAGCCGGCGGAGGAGGAGGCCGAGGCGGGCCACGGCCACGGTCACGGCCACGCGCACTAG